One window of the Candidatus Yanofskybacteria bacterium genome contains the following:
- a CDS encoding glycoside hydrolase family 1 protein: protein MQKIEFPKGFWWGSATSSHQIEGNNYNDWSEWEKSKKRAGELKAQGLSSADFVSGLACDSLNRYQEDFDIAKQLNQNIHRLSIEWSRIEPEEGKFDQKAMQHYIEVVRALKERGIEPMITLWHFTNPVWFANDGGFLNKKSPERFVRFVRFVVEGLRDDASLWITFNEGTTIYSGMAYFRGIWPPQFRSFLKMLRVDKNIIRSHILAYKTIKEIYSQSPTAPSSKEYVPPTEPEVPHASHNIKEPQIGVTENNAWIVAPWYLKILGLGKLVEYYRNFFLLSRAYPYYDFIGLNYYNIARLPGSYSVLPKLDYVEDMGWEIYPEGICKVLAGLKTKYNKPVYVTENGIADAADSRREKFIKDHLYWIWRAMQDGVDVRGYMYWSLLDNFEWHHGYGPRFGLVEIDYAHNQSRKIRSSALEYAKICRDNNFEY, encoded by the coding sequence ATGCAGAAAATAGAATTTCCAAAAGGATTTTGGTGGGGGAGCGCTACTTCATCTCATCAAATCGAAGGAAATAATTATAACGATTGGTCGGAATGGGAGAAATCTAAGAAGAGGGCGGGTGAGCTTAAGGCGCAAGGCCTTAGCTCGGCCGATTTCGTATCTGGCCTAGCTTGCGATAGCCTCAATAGATATCAAGAAGATTTTGATATAGCTAAACAGTTGAACCAGAATATTCACCGTCTTTCGATTGAGTGGTCACGCATCGAACCAGAAGAAGGTAAGTTTGATCAGAAAGCGATGCAGCATTACATAGAGGTAGTCAGGGCGCTCAAAGAGCGGGGGATAGAGCCAATGATCACGTTGTGGCATTTTACTAATCCAGTTTGGTTTGCCAATGATGGAGGATTTCTAAATAAGAAATCACCAGAACGTTTTGTAAGGTTTGTAAGGTTTGTAGTTGAGGGCTTGAGAGATGATGCCAGCCTGTGGATAACTTTTAACGAGGGGACTACGATCTATTCTGGAATGGCTTATTTTAGAGGCATATGGCCGCCTCAGTTTAGAAGTTTTTTAAAGATGCTCCGAGTCGATAAGAACATTATTCGGTCGCACATATTAGCCTATAAAACGATTAAAGAAATATATTCCCAATCCCCGACCGCGCCATCAAGTAAAGAGTATGTTCCGCCGACTGAGCCCGAGGTTCCCCATGCGTCGCATAATATTAAGGAGCCCCAAATTGGAGTTACGGAAAATAATGCTTGGATTGTCGCGCCATGGTATCTAAAGATATTAGGGCTGGGCAAGTTAGTCGAATATTATCGTAACTTCTTTCTTCTCTCTAGGGCTTATCCCTACTATGATTTTATAGGTCTTAATTATTACAACATTGCAAGACTACCAGGAAGCTATTCTGTCTTACCAAAGCTAGATTATGTCGAAGATATGGGCTGGGAAATATATCCTGAAGGTATATGCAAAGTTCTAGCTGGCCTAAAGACTAAATATAATAAGCCGGTCTACGTAACTGAAAATGGGATTGCCGATGCGGCTGACTCTCGTCGAGAAAAGTTTATAAAAGATCATCTCTATTGGATTTGGCGAGCAATGCAAGATGGAGTTGATGTCCGAGGCTATATGTATTGGTCTCTTTTAGACAATTTCGAATGGCATCATGGCTATGGTCCACGTTTCGGCTTGGTTGAGATTGATTATGCCCATAATCAATCTCGTAAGATTCGTTCTTCTGCTCTTGAATATGCTAAAATATGTAGAGACAATAACTTTGAATACTAA
- a CDS encoding peptidylprolyl isomerase, which yields MIKNTFILIVLVVFVTAAVWFFLSKTNSPVASIIDLTSPLPSPSASPSSTPAGDQGQPPRDQQSQNPSADQIPMDKISGQDLVVGTGAEAKQGDSVKVNYVGTLLDGTKFDSSYDRNQPFEFTIGAGQVIQGWEVGVSGMKIGGKRKLIIPPQFGYGEQAMGKIPANSVLVFEIELLGVTPGQASAQ from the coding sequence ATGATAAAAAATACTTTTATCTTAATTGTGTTGGTAGTTTTTGTGACTGCGGCTGTGTGGTTTTTTCTGTCCAAAACAAATTCTCCGGTGGCCTCTATAATCGATTTAACTTCGCCGCTACCGAGCCCTTCGGCTTCGCCATCGAGCACGCCAGCCGGAGATCAAGGACAGCCACCGCGAGATCAGCAATCTCAAAATCCATCAGCAGATCAAATCCCAATGGATAAAATCTCCGGGCAAGACCTAGTCGTTGGTACAGGCGCTGAGGCTAAGCAAGGCGATAGCGTCAAGGTCAACTACGTGGGGACTCTTCTCGATGGTACGAAGTTTGATAGCTCTTACGACAGAAATCAGCCATTTGAATTTACTATTGGTGCGGGCCAGGTTATACAAGGCTGGGAGGTTGGCGTTTCTGGCATGAAGATCGGCGGCAAGAGAAAGTTGATTATACCGCCACAGTTCGGTTATGGAGAGCAGGCAATGGGAAAGATTCCGGCCAATTCGGTGCTAGTCTTCGAGATCGAGCTTTTGGGTGTCACTCCGGGTCAGGCCTCTGCTCAGTAA
- a CDS encoding glycosyl transferase, with the protein MFIKKISIVIPIYNEEKTIEKVISTVEKVDLPYSKEVILVDDGSKDRTREILRKYQSRHQVIFMAENRGKGAAIREGFKGATGDIVIIQDADLEYDPNQYATIIQPIVDGHADVVYGSRFVTVHPRRILYFWHYAANKYLTYLSNILTNLNLSDMETGYKVFTGKAIKEILPCLTAERFGIEPEITAQISKHKLRIYEVGISYHGRTYGDGKKITWKDGLAAIWHIIRYNLFVQK; encoded by the coding sequence ATGTTTATAAAAAAGATTAGTATTGTAATTCCGATATATAACGAAGAAAAGACCATAGAGAAGGTTATCTCTACCGTGGAGAAGGTCGATTTACCATATTCGAAAGAGGTAATTTTAGTTGATGACGGTTCGAAAGATAGAACGCGGGAGATTCTAAGAAAATATCAATCTAGACACCAAGTTATTTTCATGGCTGAGAATCGAGGCAAGGGCGCCGCCATTCGAGAAGGATTTAAAGGGGCAACTGGCGACATCGTTATAATTCAAGATGCAGATCTCGAATATGATCCGAATCAATATGCAACTATTATCCAGCCTATCGTAGATGGCCACGCTGACGTAGTCTATGGGTCTCGATTTGTCACTGTACATCCTCGCAGGATACTGTATTTCTGGCACTATGCGGCAAATAAATACTTAACATATCTTTCGAACATACTCACTAATCTGAATTTGTCAGATATGGAAACTGGGTATAAAGTCTTCACTGGGAAGGCTATAAAGGAGATATTACCGTGTTTGACCGCCGAAAGGTTCGGTATAGAGCCGGAGATAACCGCGCAGATATCCAAACATAAGCTTAGAATTTACGAGGTTGGCATTTCTTATCATGGCAGGACCTACGGCGACGGTAAGAAGATTACATGGAAAGACGGCCTTGCCGCCATTTGGCACATAATCAGGTATAATCTATTTGTCCAGAAGTAG